A DNA window from Zingiber officinale cultivar Zhangliang chromosome 3A, Zo_v1.1, whole genome shotgun sequence contains the following coding sequences:
- the LOC122050691 gene encoding uncharacterized protein LOC122050691, which yields MGIDGRRVWCFWVKKKAAMPSIRLGSPQPSWATKPPPAQADSWKGLGGRRVVVVVEAEAEAKGTLQWALSHSLQDDDTLVLVAVVKPPSRNIDHSHQKKRNSRYQMLYALQSICQTRRPEIKVEVLVVEGREQGPAIVEAARKQMASLLVLAQKKRSLAWSCIAASWSNSGSSDGIIRPSGGDGLVDYCIQNASCMTLAVRRKSKRGGYLLTTKHHKDFWLLA from the exons ATGGGAATTGACGGGAGGAGGGTTTGGTGTTTCTGGGTGAAGAAGAAGGCGGCGATGCCCAGCATTCGGCTGGGATCGCCGCAACCGAGCTGGGCAACGAAGCCTCCGCCGGCGCAGGCCGACAGCTGGAAAGGCCTGGGTGGTAGGAGGGTGGTCGTGGTGgtggaggcggaggcggaggcgaaGGGCACCCTCCAGTGGGCTCTGTCGCATTCTCTCCAAGACGACGACACCCTCGTCCTCGTCGCCGTCGTCAAGCCGCCGTCGAGAAACA TTGATCATTCCCACCAAAAGAAGAGGAACTCAAGGTACCAAATGCTGTATGCCTTGCAAAGTATATGCCAAACCAGAAGACCAGAG ATCAAAGTGGAGGTACTAGTAGTTGAAGGGAGAGAGCAAGGGCCGGCAATCGTCGAGGcggccaggaaacaaatggcctCCCTTCTGGTGCTAGCGCAGAAGAAGAGATCCTTGGCATGGAGTTGTATAGCAGCGTCGTGGAGTAACAGTGGTAGTAGTGATGGTATTATTAGGCCTTCTGGTGGAGATGGATTGGTGGACTACTGCATCCAAAATGCTTCCTGCATGACACTGGCagtgaggaggaagagcaagagagGCGGCTACTTGCTCACCACCAAGCACCACAAGGACTTTTGGCTTTTGGCTTGA